The Coprobacter tertius genome has a window encoding:
- a CDS encoding CvpA family protein gives MGYFDIFIGGILCIGIISGLMRGLVRQIGSLASLVLAIVGSYLFGNFTETLLIGLFDVPLSISHSLAYLLTFLVIYLVGRLIAYFCLRVVRWVQLGFLDRLAGAVFSVFKYVLIISIFINIYEFIDRDSHWMSKSKKENSYFYACVREVAPTLFSLAVSGK, from the coding sequence ATGGGATATTTCGATATATTTATTGGAGGTATTTTATGTATAGGTATCATATCGGGCCTGATGAGAGGTCTGGTAAGGCAAATCGGTTCGCTCGCCAGTCTGGTATTGGCGATAGTAGGATCGTATTTGTTCGGCAATTTCACCGAAACTTTACTTATCGGACTTTTCGATGTTCCGTTATCTATCAGCCATTCACTTGCTTATCTGCTTACTTTTCTGGTGATTTATTTAGTTGGCCGTCTTATCGCTTATTTTTGTTTACGAGTAGTAAGATGGGTTCAGTTGGGATTTTTAGACCGGTTGGCGGGTGCAGTATTTTCTGTATTTAAATATGTATTGATAATTAGCATATTCATTAATATATACGAGTTTATCGATAGAGATTCGCATTGGATGAGTAAGAGTAAGAAAGAAAATTCTTACTTTTATGCCTGCGTCAGAGAAGTGGCTCCGACCCTTTTTTCACTGGCTGTTTCCGGTAAGTAA
- the sufD gene encoding Fe-S cluster assembly protein SufD, translating to MNSEKQYIDLFGQCSSLIDRHSAPVLNALREKAIADFSRIGFPKVTSENYKYTDVPAAFSLDFGLNLNRLQIPVNANEVFRCDVPNLSTLLYFVVNDSFVDPHNVCEKLPEGVLAGSLREVAMSHPELVQRYYGKLAGTGKDGTVALNTAFVQDGFFLYVPEGVVIEKPIQLVNILRGAKDFMVNRRLLIILEKNSRAKLLVCDHTMDKANFLTSEVTEIFVGEQAVFDYYDIEESSLNTSRFSSVFVDQHEGSNVLVNGITLHNGVTRNNYYITLSGEYAESALCGMAIADKRESVDNFTFIDHAVPNCHSNELFKYVLSGASQGSFSGRILVRQDAQKTTAYQSNKNICATPEARMYTKPQLEIYADDVKCSHGATVGQLDQNALFYLRSRGIPEAEARMLLMFAFMNDVIENVRLDALKDRLRLLVEKRFRGELAKCAGCNVCC from the coding sequence ATGAATTCAGAAAAACAATATATCGATTTATTCGGGCAGTGCTCTTCGTTGATCGATCGTCATTCGGCTCCTGTGCTGAATGCTTTGCGGGAGAAGGCGATAGCTGATTTTTCCCGAATCGGCTTTCCGAAAGTAACATCGGAAAACTATAAATATACGGATGTCCCGGCTGCGTTTTCTCTCGATTTCGGATTGAATCTCAATCGATTGCAAATTCCGGTAAATGCAAATGAAGTTTTTCGTTGTGATGTGCCGAATTTAAGTACTTTGCTGTATTTTGTGGTGAACGACAGTTTTGTGGATCCCCACAATGTTTGTGAGAAGTTGCCCGAAGGTGTTTTGGCTGGCAGTCTTCGTGAAGTGGCTATGTCCCATCCCGAACTTGTGCAACGGTATTACGGTAAATTGGCAGGTACGGGAAAAGATGGAACCGTAGCGTTGAATACGGCTTTTGTACAAGATGGTTTTTTCTTGTATGTGCCTGAAGGGGTAGTTATAGAAAAACCTATTCAGCTTGTAAATATTCTCAGGGGGGCGAAAGATTTTATGGTAAATCGTCGGCTACTGATCATTCTTGAAAAGAACTCCCGGGCCAAACTTCTTGTTTGTGATCATACAATGGATAAAGCGAATTTTCTGACATCGGAAGTAACTGAGATATTTGTAGGGGAACAGGCTGTATTCGATTATTACGATATAGAAGAATCGTCTTTAAATACCAGTCGGTTTTCCTCTGTTTTTGTAGATCAGCACGAGGGTTCCAATGTTCTTGTCAATGGTATTACTCTGCATAATGGCGTTACACGGAACAATTATTATATTACACTGTCGGGGGAATATGCAGAATCGGCTCTTTGTGGTATGGCAATCGCCGATAAGCGGGAATCGGTAGATAACTTTACTTTTATCGATCACGCAGTTCCCAATTGCCATAGTAACGAATTGTTTAAATATGTACTTAGCGGTGCATCACAGGGATCGTTTAGCGGACGTATCTTGGTAAGACAGGACGCTCAGAAAACGACAGCGTATCAGAGTAATAAAAATATATGTGCGACTCCCGAGGCTCGTATGTATACTAAACCCCAGCTCGAAATATATGCTGATGATGTAAAATGTAGCCATGGAGCTACAGTGGGGCAACTCGATCAGAACGCATTATTCTATTTGCGATCACGCGGTATCCCTGAGGCTGAAGCCAGGATGTTGCTGATGTTTGCTTTTATGAATGATGTAATCGAAAACGTACGGCTCGATGCTTTGAAAGACCGTTTACGCTTATTGGTAGAAAAAAGATTTCGGGGAGAACTGGCAAAATGTGCCGGATGTAATGTTTGCTGTTAA
- the sufC gene encoding Fe-S cluster assembly ATPase SufC, which produces MLQIKDLHADINGKEILKGIDLTVKPGEVHAIMGPNGSGKSTLSAVLTGNPAYEVTRGSVEFYGKNLLELSPEDRSHEGIFLSFQYPVEIPGVSMVNFMRAAVNEQRKYKGLEPLSATDFLRMMREKREIVELDNKLASRSVNEGFSGGEKKRNEIFQMAMLEPRLSILDETDSGLDIDALRIVAEGVNKLKSEKNATIVITHYQRLLDYIQPDFVHVLYKGRIVRSGGPELALELEEKGYDWIKKEIDEKGSEAEKQ; this is translated from the coding sequence ATGTTACAGATAAAAGACCTTCATGCCGATATAAACGGCAAAGAAATATTAAAGGGTATCGACCTTACGGTAAAACCGGGTGAGGTACATGCTATTATGGGACCTAACGGTTCGGGAAAGAGTACGTTGTCGGCAGTTCTTACCGGAAATCCGGCTTATGAAGTAACGAGAGGTTCTGTAGAGTTTTATGGTAAAAATTTATTGGAACTTTCTCCTGAGGATCGTTCCCATGAAGGAATATTTCTGAGCTTTCAATATCCGGTGGAAATACCCGGAGTGAGTATGGTAAATTTTATGCGGGCGGCTGTAAACGAACAACGTAAATATAAAGGACTCGAGCCGCTTTCGGCAACCGATTTCTTGCGTATGATGCGCGAGAAACGCGAGATAGTAGAGCTCGATAATAAACTGGCCAGCCGCTCTGTGAACGAAGGATTTTCAGGGGGTGAGAAAAAAAGAAACGAAATTTTCCAGATGGCGATGCTCGAACCGAGACTGTCGATACTTGATGAAACCGATAGCGGTCTCGATATAGATGCTTTGCGCATTGTTGCGGAAGGGGTGAATAAACTAAAATCCGAAAAGAATGCGACTATTGTGATTACACATTATCAGCGTTTGCTCGATTATATACAGCCCGATTTTGTTCATGTTCTTTACAAAGGCCGCATTGTTCGCTCGGGCGGTCCTGAGTTAGCTCTCGAACTGGAAGAAAAAGGTTATGATTGGATCAAAAAAGAAATTGACGAAAAAGGATCGGAGGCAGAAAAACAATGA
- the sufB gene encoding Fe-S cluster assembly protein SufB yields MKQNDSNQILDDVTSGEYKYGFVTDIDTEVIPKGLNEEVIRLISSKKNEPEWLLEFRLKAFDHWKTMSMPHWAHLDIPVIDYQAISYYAAPKKKEGPKSLDEVDPELLKTFNKLGIPLEEQMVLSGMAVDAVMDSVSVKTTFREKLAELGVIFCSFSEAVKDYPDLVKKYLGSVVSYRDNFFAALNSAVFSDGSFVYIPKGVRCPMELSTYFRINAANTGQFERTLIVADDDSYVSYLEGCTAPMRDENQLHAAIVEIVVHDRAEVKYSTVQNWYPGDKEGNGGIYNFVTKRGLCKGDHSKLSWTQVETGSAITWKYPSCILSGDNSIGEFYSVAVTNNYQQADTGTKMIHIGKNTRSTIVSKGISAGHSQNSYRGLVRISSKAENARNFTQCDSLLLSSTCGAHTFPYMDIRNDSAIVEHEATTSKISEDQVFYCNQRGISTEDAVGLIVNGYAKEVMNKLPMEFAVEAQKLLQISLEGSVG; encoded by the coding sequence ATGAAACAAAATGATTCGAACCAGATACTCGATGATGTTACTTCAGGAGAATATAAATACGGTTTTGTAACCGATATCGATACCGAAGTAATACCTAAAGGGCTCAATGAGGAAGTCATCCGGTTAATTTCGTCGAAAAAGAATGAACCGGAATGGTTGCTCGAATTTCGTTTAAAAGCATTTGACCATTGGAAAACAATGAGTATGCCTCATTGGGCGCATCTCGATATTCCTGTTATCGATTATCAGGCAATCAGCTATTATGCCGCTCCGAAAAAGAAAGAAGGTCCTAAAAGCCTCGATGAGGTAGATCCCGAATTATTGAAGACTTTTAATAAGCTGGGTATTCCTTTGGAAGAGCAGATGGTATTGTCGGGTATGGCTGTGGATGCTGTTATGGATAGTGTTTCGGTAAAGACAACGTTTCGCGAAAAACTGGCTGAACTGGGCGTAATTTTTTGTTCGTTTAGTGAAGCTGTGAAAGATTATCCCGACCTGGTGAAAAAATATCTCGGTTCGGTGGTATCCTATCGGGACAATTTTTTTGCTGCTCTTAACTCTGCTGTTTTCAGTGACGGCTCTTTTGTGTATATACCCAAAGGTGTACGTTGTCCGATGGAGTTATCTACCTATTTTCGTATCAATGCAGCAAACACCGGACAGTTTGAGCGTACGCTCATCGTGGCCGATGACGATAGCTATGTGAGTTATCTCGAAGGATGTACTGCTCCTATGAGGGATGAGAACCAGTTACACGCCGCTATTGTGGAAATCGTCGTACATGATCGCGCAGAAGTAAAGTATTCGACAGTACAGAATTGGTACCCAGGAGATAAGGAGGGTAACGGTGGCATTTATAATTTTGTGACAAAACGGGGATTATGTAAAGGGGATCACTCTAAATTATCCTGGACACAAGTAGAAACCGGCTCTGCAATTACTTGGAAATATCCCAGTTGTATCCTTTCTGGAGATAATTCTATCGGAGAATTCTACTCGGTTGCTGTTACCAACAATTATCAACAGGCCGATACCGGTACCAAAATGATACATATAGGTAAAAATACCCGTAGTACCATCGTTTCGAAAGGTATTTCTGCCGGTCATAGCCAGAACAGTTATCGCGGATTGGTAAGAATAAGTTCAAAGGCTGAAAATGCTCGTAATTTCACTCAATGCGATAGTTTGTTGTTGAGTTCTACTTGTGGCGCACATACGTTTCCTTATATGGATATTCGTAACGATTCTGCAATTGTCGAACATGAGGCAACCACGTCTAAGATCAGTGAAGACCAGGTTTTTTACTGTAATCAACGGGGAATTTCTACCGAAGATGCCGTGGGGCTTATCGTAAACGGGTACGCGAAAGAGGTAATGAATAAATTACCGATGGAATTTGCTGTAGAGGCACAAAAATTATTGCAGATTTCGCTCGAAGGGTCGGTCGGATGA
- the infB gene encoding translation initiation factor IF-2 — MSIRLNKVARDLNVGIQTAVDFLQKKGFSIESNPNTKISDEQYAMLVKEFSNDKSLKIESERISQERHSKDKNKATVSIDGYEEPVNEVDNAESQEIKISVAEDLKPKIKQVGKIDLDKIYKHPVAATEEDQDREPVEEPVAVAKEEEIPVVVDEPEERPAEEDIIPVAETIQPKEENEVVENLNGDNDEDYDDDDFVGEEPEEEKITVEESKSDEVFTLNTPKLTTNINVVGKIDLSALNQQTRPKKKSKEEKRKEREAKEKQRNEMKKVVKPEPGTARETDAADAERKKRKRIKKEKVDIEKSAVTGVNPQRPQPQRNNGNNNNKQQKLRRPVKAEISEEDVQKQIKETLARLTTKGQKKGAKWRKEKREAFSSRAQEQAEHEMEESKVLKLTEFVTANDLAVMMNVPVNNVIATCMSIGIMVSINQRLDAETINIVAEEFGYKTEYVSAEVVEAINVEEDREEDLTHRPPIVTVMGHVDHGKTSLLDYIRNANVIAGEAGGITQHIGAYNVKLDDGRRITFLDTPGHEAFTAMRARGAKVTDIAIIIVAADDNVMPQTVEAINHASAAGVPIVFAINKIDKPNANPDKIKEELANMNYLVEEWGGKYQSQEISAKKGQGVHELMEKVLLEAELLDLKANPDRRATGSVIESTLDKGRGYVATVLVENGTLHTGDIVLAGTHYGRVKAMFNERNTRIDEAGPSAPALILGLNGAPQAGDIFHVMESDQEARDIATKREQLQRELGLRTHKLLTLDDIGRRIAIGNFQELNIIVKGDVDGSVEALGDSLIKLSTEEIQVNVLHKAVGQISESDITLAAASNAIIIGFQVRPSMAARRLAEKEGVDIRLYSIIYDAIEEVKLAMEGMLSPEIKEEITATVEVRETFRITKVGTVAGCMVKEGKIKRTHKIRLIRDGIVIYSGDLGSLKRFKDDVKEVATGYECGLNITNYNDIKVGDLIEAYEEVEVKKTL; from the coding sequence ATGTCGATAAGGTTAAATAAAGTAGCAAGAGATTTAAATGTAGGAATTCAGACGGCTGTCGATTTTCTGCAGAAGAAAGGATTTTCGATTGAGTCTAATCCCAATACGAAGATCAGTGACGAACAGTATGCTATGCTTGTAAAAGAGTTTAGTAATGATAAAAGTTTGAAAATAGAATCGGAGCGGATTAGTCAGGAACGTCACAGTAAGGATAAGAATAAAGCTACCGTATCGATCGATGGTTATGAAGAGCCTGTGAATGAGGTTGATAATGCAGAATCACAAGAAATAAAGATCAGCGTTGCCGAGGATTTAAAGCCGAAAATTAAGCAAGTAGGTAAGATCGATCTCGATAAAATTTACAAACATCCGGTTGCCGCTACCGAAGAGGATCAAGATCGGGAACCTGTTGAAGAACCTGTTGCGGTTGCTAAAGAGGAAGAAATACCTGTTGTAGTTGACGAACCGGAGGAGAGACCTGCCGAAGAGGATATTATTCCTGTTGCCGAAACAATTCAACCTAAAGAAGAAAATGAGGTAGTTGAAAATCTCAATGGTGACAATGATGAAGATTATGATGATGACGATTTTGTAGGAGAAGAACCAGAAGAGGAGAAAATTACAGTCGAAGAAAGTAAAAGCGACGAGGTATTTACTTTAAATACTCCGAAACTTACGACCAATATTAATGTAGTAGGTAAAATCGATTTGTCTGCTCTTAATCAGCAAACCCGTCCGAAAAAGAAATCGAAAGAAGAAAAGAGAAAAGAGCGGGAGGCTAAAGAAAAGCAGCGTAATGAAATGAAAAAGGTTGTTAAACCGGAACCGGGAACAGCCCGAGAAACAGATGCGGCCGATGCAGAACGTAAAAAACGGAAACGGATTAAAAAAGAAAAGGTCGATATCGAAAAAAGTGCCGTTACCGGAGTAAATCCTCAACGTCCGCAACCCCAGCGTAATAATGGTAACAATAATAATAAACAGCAGAAATTACGTCGTCCTGTAAAAGCTGAAATAAGTGAAGAAGACGTTCAGAAACAGATAAAAGAAACTTTGGCGCGTTTAACGACAAAGGGGCAGAAAAAAGGAGCGAAATGGCGTAAAGAAAAGCGTGAAGCTTTTTCATCCCGTGCACAGGAGCAGGCTGAGCATGAAATGGAAGAAAGTAAAGTGTTGAAACTGACTGAATTCGTAACTGCAAATGACTTGGCTGTGATGATGAACGTACCGGTAAACAATGTGATCGCAACCTGTATGAGTATAGGGATTATGGTGTCGATTAACCAGCGTCTCGATGCGGAAACGATTAATATTGTGGCGGAAGAATTCGGATATAAGACCGAATACGTGAGTGCCGAGGTTGTAGAGGCGATTAATGTTGAAGAAGACCGTGAAGAAGATCTTACTCATCGTCCTCCTATTGTTACAGTAATGGGGCATGTCGATCATGGTAAAACCTCTTTACTCGACTATATCCGTAATGCTAATGTTATTGCGGGTGAGGCCGGAGGTATTACGCAACATATAGGTGCATATAATGTGAAGCTGGATGATGGGCGGCGTATTACATTCCTCGATACTCCAGGTCACGAAGCTTTTACGGCTATGCGTGCACGTGGTGCAAAAGTAACCGATATTGCAATTATTATAGTTGCTGCCGATGATAATGTGATGCCGCAGACTGTAGAGGCAATTAATCATGCTTCGGCAGCCGGTGTGCCTATTGTATTTGCGATTAATAAGATAGATAAGCCGAATGCCAATCCCGACAAGATAAAAGAAGAATTGGCTAATATGAACTATTTGGTTGAAGAATGGGGTGGAAAATACCAGTCTCAGGAAATTTCGGCCAAAAAGGGACAGGGTGTGCATGAGCTGATGGAGAAGGTTCTGCTCGAAGCCGAGTTACTCGACCTGAAAGCAAACCCCGACCGTCGTGCCACTGGTTCGGTGATCGAGTCTACTTTGGATAAAGGTCGAGGGTATGTTGCTACCGTACTTGTAGAAAACGGAACATTACATACCGGAGATATTGTACTTGCCGGTACGCATTATGGACGTGTTAAAGCGATGTTCAACGAACGAAATACCCGTATCGATGAAGCGGGACCTTCGGCTCCGGCTTTGATTTTAGGGTTGAACGGTGCTCCTCAGGCCGGTGATATATTCCACGTAATGGAATCGGACCAGGAGGCTCGTGATATTGCTACCAAACGGGAACAGTTGCAACGGGAGCTAGGATTGCGTACCCATAAACTGCTTACGCTCGATGATATCGGACGTCGTATTGCAATTGGCAATTTCCAGGAATTGAATATTATTGTAAAAGGCGATGTAGATGGCTCGGTAGAAGCGTTGGGAGATTCTCTGATAAAATTGTCTACCGAAGAAATACAAGTAAATGTATTGCATAAGGCTGTAGGGCAGATCTCTGAATCGGATATAACCCTTGCGGCTGCGTCGAATGCTATTATTATCGGATTCCAGGTGCGTCCGTCTATGGCAGCCCGGAGGCTGGCAGAGAAGGAAGGAGTTGATATTCGTTTGTATTCGATTATCTATGATGCTATCGAAGAAGTAAAATTGGCGATGGAAGGTATGTTATCTCCCGAGATAAAAGAAGAAATTACAGCTACTGTCGAAGTAAGGGAAACATTCCGTATTACCAAAGTGGGTACGGTTGCCGGTTGTATGGTAAAAGAAGGTAAGATAAAACGTACGCATAAAATACGTCTTATTCGCGATGGTATCGTAATATATAGCGGAGATCTCGGATCTCTGAAACGCTTCAAAGACGATGTGAAAGAAGTGGCGACGGGATATGAGTGCGGTTTGAACATTACCAACTATAACGATATTAAGGTGGGCGACCTGATCGAAGCATATGAAGAGGTAGAAGTGAAGAAAACATTATAA
- a CDS encoding aminotransferase class V-fold PLP-dependent enzyme: MLDTEIIRRNFPILERQVYGKPLVYLDNAATTQKPVCVVDKIAEGYYHTNANVHRGVHFLSQEATEAHEQARRKVQQFIGAEHAHEIIFTRGTTEAINLVVSSYGEEFLKEGDEVIISQMEHHANIVPWQLLQNRKKIVLKVVPVLDNGELDMEAYRNIFSEKTRLVSLTHVSNVLGTINPVKEIIAEAHKREVPVMIDGAQAVPHSAVDVKDLDVDFYVFSAHKMYGPTGIGVLYGKEKWLEKMPPYQGGGEMIGHVSFEKTTFNELPYKFEAGTPDYIGTTAFATALDYISSVGIDRIEVHENELLRYATNRLLEIENIRIFGTAPHKSSVISFQVGDIHHYDMGMLLDKLGIAVRTGHHCAQPLMERLGVEGTVRASFAMYNTKEEADAFVAAVKRVSQMF, translated from the coding sequence ATGCTCGATACTGAAATTATCCGTAGGAATTTTCCTATCCTCGAAAGACAGGTTTATGGCAAACCATTGGTATATCTCGATAATGCTGCGACGACTCAAAAACCGGTGTGCGTGGTCGATAAAATTGCAGAGGGGTATTATCATACCAATGCGAATGTGCACCGGGGTGTACATTTTCTGAGCCAGGAAGCCACTGAGGCACATGAACAAGCTCGGCGCAAAGTACAACAGTTTATCGGTGCCGAGCATGCGCATGAAATTATCTTTACACGAGGAACGACCGAGGCTATTAATTTGGTGGTTTCTTCGTACGGAGAAGAATTTCTGAAAGAAGGGGATGAAGTGATTATCTCCCAAATGGAGCATCATGCTAATATCGTGCCTTGGCAGCTTTTACAAAATAGGAAGAAAATTGTACTTAAAGTGGTGCCGGTTCTCGATAATGGCGAGCTCGATATGGAGGCTTACCGAAATATTTTCAGTGAGAAGACACGGCTGGTTTCTCTAACCCATGTTTCTAATGTGTTAGGTACTATAAATCCGGTTAAAGAGATCATTGCCGAAGCTCATAAGAGAGAGGTTCCGGTGATGATCGATGGCGCTCAGGCTGTTCCGCACTCTGCTGTCGATGTAAAAGATCTCGATGTTGATTTTTATGTATTTTCCGCTCATAAAATGTATGGACCTACCGGAATCGGGGTGTTATATGGAAAAGAAAAATGGCTTGAAAAAATGCCTCCTTATCAGGGAGGAGGAGAAATGATCGGACATGTTTCGTTCGAGAAAACGACGTTTAATGAGTTGCCGTATAAATTTGAGGCGGGTACCCCCGATTATATCGGTACTACAGCCTTTGCTACTGCCCTCGATTATATATCGTCAGTAGGTATAGATCGTATTGAAGTTCACGAGAACGAGCTGTTGAGATATGCGACAAACCGATTACTTGAAATAGAAAATATTCGGATTTTCGGAACCGCTCCTCATAAAAGTTCTGTTATATCGTTTCAGGTAGGAGATATTCATCATTACGATATGGGCATGTTGCTCGATAAGCTGGGAATTGCCGTGCGTACCGGGCATCATTGCGCTCAACCTTTAATGGAGAGATTGGGCGTTGAAGGTACGGTAAGGGCATCGTTTGCCATGTACAATACAAAAGAAGAAGCCGACGCTTTTGTAGCTGCCGTCAAACGCGTTTCTCAGATGTTCTGA